Part of the Spea bombifrons isolate aSpeBom1 chromosome 3, aSpeBom1.2.pri, whole genome shotgun sequence genome, GAAGATGCGGGTCACAGTGTTCCTTATGCTGCCCCAGCTCTTCTCAATTGAGGGCAAGACCATCGTGCTCCTGGTCGCCTTCTCGCTGGCCTTACAGGGACCTGCAGCCAACACCTTGgagaatttccggcgctcatctgAGTCCGTGTCCTGCGGCGTGGAACTGGCCATGAACCAGACCAAGGAGCtcctggaaaaagttaaaaggccgttAGTGAGTGCGCTGGATATTCTGAGGAACATCGGCCAGAGGCTGAAAGGAGTGGCCGATCGGGCCAGAAAGTTCTTCAAGACGGTGACAGACGGAGTGAAGCACATCGGACGCGTCCTGCAGAATGTGTGGCGTTTTATCGCCAATATCGGGGAGGTCTGTAACGAGGAACTGGAAGTTCCCTATCTAAAGTGCAGGAAAATATTTGACACGGCACGGAATCAGTGCTTCCAGGTGATGCCATTCTTGTCATTCCTGTGCTACATTGTGGACGCCTTCAAACCGCTGTGTGGACTGGCTAAAACCGCTACAATCCTATGCCTCCTGCCAAAGTATCTCCAGAAATATGTCCGAAAGCATGTGAAAAACCCCATCATCAACATGCTCCGCAACATCAAGGACAAGTTTGAGTTTAACGTGACGGTTATTCACGACTTCGACATAAACCTGAACTCCAGCAAGAGCATCAAGCAGGTGGCAGTCGGCATCATGAGCGAAGTGCAGAGCACACTGAACCCCTATCTGGATGTGCTCAGCATGTTCAGCTATTCAATGACATTTGTTTGCCTCTTCATCTACATCATGGCCGCTCGGTACCAGCGCAAGTACCTCTATGAAGATAACCACGACAATATCTACATAACGCGGTCCTTCATAGAGCTGGACGTGATGAGAGCCAAGCAAGGGCGCagaaccctcctgcccctttcCGCCAGAGAGGCCTACAACTTCATCCTGCCAGGTTCGCTTTACCTGACCAAACGTGAGAGGAAGGGATATTCTTTTGACATCATCAACGTCTTCCGAAATGTTCTGGTGGTCGCATTTATGATGGTGATGGACTTCATCATCTACTGGGTGCTGGACATGGTGTATTACCTGCTGCAAGCGGACGTGGTTGCCAGAGCTCCGGTGACGTTCTCTGTGCTGATCAACGGCTCCGGTTATGCCAGCGAAATCTTCTCCAATGTGGTGTCTGCGTTTGACATCCTTCAGAGAGGGAACTTGACAGTTTTGTCAAAGAAATGCCTAGTCGCTCCGTCCGCCCCAGACTTTAAAGGATACATACTCATAGGTTCAATGTATGGCCTGTGCTTCCTCATTGCGATATTTGGCGTCTACATACGGAGGCTGCAGCGCGTAATCTGTGCCTATTATTACCCATCCCGTGAGCAGGAGCGCATCTGTTTTCTTTACAACAACTTGATAACCAAACGCACAAACATTGAGGACTCCTTGATCAGGAGCGTGAGGATGAATGCAGAGGACGGGGGGCACTCTAGCTTCCTGCAGGTCCTGGCGGCAAAACTCCCCGGGTGCCGCTGGTTTGCCCAGCTGTTGGGCACCAATGAGCAGTACTGCATGGCATGTGCCAAGACAATCACTGGCAGCGAGGGGCAGGACTGCGTGGCCTGCATCACCCCAGGCTGTAAAGGGATGTACTGCAGGGGCTGCTTTGAGATCCTTAATAACATCTGCACAATTTGTATGGCTCCACTGGCATACTCTGAGGCTATCGAAGAGGAGGTCGACTCCAGTGACGAAGAACAGGTCCACCTCTGGATCGATGCCATGAAAACCATTAAGGctgaagagaaaggaaagaggaagaagctGAAAGAGGTTGTGAAGGATCGCCTCAAACAGGTTCTCCGTAGCCAGGGTAGCAGAGCAGCGTTAGGCGAGAAGCTCCTGGAGAAGTATAAGGAGGAGGTCCGTGGCAGGGAGGAAGATGAGAGCTCAGGAATCAGTGAGGTTGAATCCAGTGAGGACTCTGAAGATACAGATTTTGAATATCAGAACTCAACAGAGGACACTGACTCTTCAGATTCTGAGGACCACAC contains:
- the LOC128484010 gene encoding DC-STAMP domain-containing protein 2-like, with product MGTTLGPWEWMCTCCKTTCGLCRRACPCACSCNCPCSCKCPCKRKCPCDCPRDCDCPRDCPCDCSRDCLSNLCPEEVKVEEVSAEDYIDEDKKEVRAQLREDNAVKSSLRSCGAFTFGLILTAMYAAIVLFVKNYSLKYCIVSSVVICILLTLGMAFFMKMRVTVFLMLPQLFSIEGKTIVLLVAFSLALQGPAANTLENFRRSSESVSCGVELAMNQTKELLEKVKRPLVSALDILRNIGQRLKGVADRARKFFKTVTDGVKHIGRVLQNVWRFIANIGEVCNEELEVPYLKCRKIFDTARNQCFQVMPFLSFLCYIVDAFKPLCGLAKTATILCLLPKYLQKYVRKHVKNPIINMLRNIKDKFEFNVTVIHDFDINLNSSKSIKQVAVGIMSEVQSTLNPYLDVLSMFSYSMTFVCLFIYIMAARYQRKYLYEDNHDNIYITRSFIELDVMRAKQGRRTLLPLSAREAYNFILPGSLYLTKRERKGYSFDIINVFRNVLVVAFMMVMDFIIYWVLDMVYYLLQADVVARAPVTFSVLINGSGYASEIFSNVVSAFDILQRGNLTVLSKKCLVAPSAPDFKGYILIGSMYGLCFLIAIFGVYIRRLQRVICAYYYPSREQERICFLYNNLITKRTNIEDSLIRSVRMNAEDGGHSSFLQVLAAKLPGCRWFAQLLGTNEQYCMACAKTITGSEGQDCVACITPGCKGMYCRGCFEILNNICTICMAPLAYSEAIEEEVDSSDEEQVHLWIDAMKTIKAEEKGKRKKLKEVVKDRLKQVLRSQGSRAALGEKLLEKYKEEVRGREEDESSGISEVESSEDSEDTDFEYQNSTEDTDSSDSEDHTTPPFTKWTEARRKRDLVTPARQRPPRRRGRRAVKNGGGN